GTCAAAATCCTCCGGGTAATTTTGGGCCTCCATCATCGCCTGCCCGCCCCCGCGCGAACAGCCAACGAAATACGATTTAGACGGTGCTGCGCAGTAATAATGTTGCATAATGGCTTTCGAAACCACGGCGGTACGATGAACGGCAAGCCGCCCGAAGTTGAGCTGTCGCTCCATGTTATTGTAAGCCCATTTCGCGTCGCCCCCTCCTTCGTGCCCCGTATCCGTGCCTGCTGTTGCAAATCCCTCGTCTACCTGCCTCTGGAAATCATTTTGAATACTCCCCACAAAACCCCCTCCGCCCGACATCAGAAAACGCGTGTTACTTTCCTCCGGCAGCAGGAGCTCAAAATTGATTTCTTTGCTTATCCTGCCCAGTACGCGACAGAAAGGCTTCTGTATGACGACCGTTCCGCGCCACGGTTCATCCGGGTTTTTAATCGTATCTCCGGCATTGGCCTCAGCGACCAGAATTGTGACATCCGGAAATTGCAGATTTTTTAACTCACCGCAGGGCTTACAAGGTTTTGCGTTTTGCGCCGAGGCAAGGCCGGCAAATAGTATGAAGACGAGGGAAATGTAAAATCTTCTCATAAGTGAATAGATTATCGGCCTGGCATTTCATTATAAAGCAAAAAGAAATGATTTTTTCCCCATAGTATTATCTGATGAGAGAAATCCCTACTGATCGGATTTGTTTAAACCTTCACCAGTTTGATTTACTTGCCCAACTCTCGTTCCTGCGAATTTATGATTCTCGAAAACGGCCAGTCTCCGCTACTCAGCCTCAATGACAAATGCCGTCAATTCGGCCATCTTACCATCAAGAAATCGCCAGACGTCGCAGTATGAATAGCTGGTCGATTTTCCATCTTTATCCTTCAAGTCGATGTTGCCGAGTGCGGTAACAAAGTCACCTTCTGCAATGAGGTTTTTAACCATAAATTTTGGCGGTTCCAAATAGGTCTCCGCCATGTAAGCCCGCACTGCTTCCTTTCCCCGTAGCGTCTGCTCCCCTACAAATGTCCATACCGTATCGTCAGTACAGAACGATAAAAACCCTTCATAGTCGCCTTTTGTCATTGCGGCATTTGCTTCTTCCAATATCAGCTTGTTGTTCGTGCCCATAACTAGTTTTTTTGTCTATACAGCCTAAGATAACTATTTTAGCTTTGGAGGACTTCCTGGCTTCGCATCGGGATCAACTGACGCAGACTCACTTTCTCTATACAGGCTAGTTTTATTTCAGATACTGAACTATTAAATACGATGGATCAAACCCAGCAAAAAGAGCAAAAATGGGGTTTTTGGCTTTTTATGTTGAATAATAGCAGCCTGAATTTAGTAGTCAGATTGTTTCTAAGAAAGATGTCGGATACGGACGAACTATCATTCAGCCAATATGCTGTCGCCTCCATTATCGCGCTGGGTTTAACATTAGGAATCGGATATGCCCTGCGACGTCAACCTTTGAGGATCAAGGTCTGGACCATGGTCATTATTTTAATAATCTCGCTGGCAGCACACCTCCCTATATTTCACTGACTACCGAGCCGATAACATACAGCGAGATGACAGTATAATGTCCGGGAACTTCGCGGCGGATTGCCCCGCTGGCACACTTGCGATAAGTTGGCATGCACTTTTCTGTAAACAGGAAACCGCTCTGCGGCTGTTATGGTTTGTGACCTTGCCTTTTCTGGTAACGTGATACAATTTGCTACTTTGCGGTTAACTAATTGGTGCGAAGCCGTAAGCGAGTGAAGAAAGGCCGATAAACCTTAAGATCCGAAATATTGTTAACATTTGTCACTTCTTTTAAACCGATTACGTTGTTGCTAACTGACCATAAGCATATAAATCATGTTGCGTTTAGATGGCAATGAATTTTCCAATAAATTACATTGCTGCATAAAAATTAAGGAAAATGAGGACAGGTAACACAATGACACAGACCGAATTCATAAAGACCTTTGAGGCCTTCCCGGCGCGGGCACGTTTGGCTATTGCTAAAAAAATACAGGATCGCATGATTGATCAACTCTTTGAAGAACTCGACTCAGAACTGCCTGATGTCGAAATGTCTACCCAAGAGATCCAG
This Dyadobacter sp. UC 10 DNA region includes the following protein-coding sequences:
- a CDS encoding nuclear transport factor 2 family protein: MGTNNKLILEEANAAMTKGDYEGFLSFCTDDTVWTFVGEQTLRGKEAVRAYMAETYLEPPKFMVKNLIAEGDFVTALGNIDLKDKDGKSTSYSYCDVWRFLDGKMAELTAFVIEAE